One segment of Nostoc piscinale CENA21 DNA contains the following:
- a CDS encoding hybrid sensor histidine kinase/response regulator, giving the protein MSQDKELEIQMQFLEEATDYLNTLEGVLLEIDTSHRIDLEKINGALRAAHSIKGGAAMMGFRVLSDLAHRLEDAFKVLKTRKSSLEIDQQLQSLLLSAIDWMRQIVDLLSTQSVIEEEWLTSFCYPVFDELYQRLGDPTPEDATTILSPEDGQSIIPLLFETEVEGCLQRLESVLADSQQPCLQEEVAIMAAELGGLGEMLQLSAFSQLCDSIKQTIESAAPERISDIAQIALQTWRRSQALVLTNQLDSLPRVIELSEIPTTSTNYNQIAPLSTADAIAQFLATDNGVYPEIELVETPVIHQETEITASNFMPVEADIHSVNLPEINNIIAEHKTEPITPSKDREHSENTVRVPSKQLEQINDLFSELIVQRNGLHSQLEKLRKLSRNLGQKVQNLDRENQELRMAYNRVLSASIRQNNGIILTENSENESVSSPTQHLSTTHHSLEEIHLRSQDIAETIVQVQEVSTDIQLSVDDADQIARKLNKTSKQLQTKLNQVRMRPISELVERFPRAIRDLNVEYGKNVQLKIEGGNTLIERSILEALNDPLMHLLRNAFDHGIEEPATRRNLGKSEQGLIEIHATHRSNRTIISMRDDGRGISLEKIRSRALAMGLDSSLLESASDDELLSLIFEPGFSTSETVTALSGRGVGMDVVRNNLKLVRGDITVDTEPGVGTTFTLSVPFTLSVARVLLIETSKILLAFPTDVISEVFLLQSDRIISMGGSEVLNWQGTMLPLIRLGQYLQFNCPRYDSPELETPAAINASSVLIVKGNNQTVAIQVDRCWGEQEVAIRQVEGNIPLPEGFSNCTILGDGRVVALVNANELLYWIATNQNTPKNNQLPSVRLKTPFLFVDSEKLAALPPKPKGKILIIDDSINVRRFLALTLEKGGYQVEQAKDGQDALEKLETGLQIAAVICDIEMPRLDGYGFLGKVKNNGDLKNIPVAMLTSRSSDKHRRMAMQLGARAYFSKPYNEQELLRTLEQLIDNVAESAASN; this is encoded by the coding sequence ATGTCACAAGATAAAGAATTAGAAATCCAGATGCAATTTCTGGAAGAAGCGACAGATTACCTCAATACCTTAGAGGGAGTCTTGCTGGAAATTGATACCAGCCATCGCATAGATTTAGAAAAAATTAATGGCGCACTCCGCGCTGCCCACTCTATTAAAGGTGGTGCAGCAATGATGGGATTTCGGGTGTTAAGTGATTTAGCACACCGTTTAGAAGATGCTTTTAAAGTTTTAAAAACCCGTAAAAGTTCGTTAGAAATTGACCAACAATTGCAAAGTTTATTGCTTTCGGCAATTGATTGGATGCGGCAAATTGTGGATTTGCTATCAACCCAAAGTGTTATAGAAGAAGAATGGTTAACGAGTTTTTGTTATCCAGTTTTTGACGAACTTTATCAACGTTTGGGTGATCCTACTCCCGAAGATGCGACAACAATATTGTCTCCAGAAGATGGGCAAAGTATTATTCCTTTGTTATTTGAAACAGAAGTAGAAGGTTGTTTGCAACGTTTAGAATCTGTTTTGGCTGATAGTCAACAACCTTGTTTACAAGAAGAAGTGGCTATTATGGCGGCGGAATTAGGCGGTTTGGGAGAAATGCTGCAATTGTCTGCCTTTAGCCAACTGTGTGATTCTATTAAACAAACTATCGAATCTGCCGCACCAGAACGCATCTCAGACATTGCTCAGATAGCATTGCAAACATGGCGGCGATCGCAAGCTTTAGTTTTAACCAATCAACTCGATAGTTTACCTAGAGTTATTGAGTTGAGTGAAATACCAACTACTTCCACAAATTATAATCAAATTGCGCCACTGTCAACCGCAGATGCAATCGCTCAATTCTTGGCTACAGATAACGGCGTTTACCCAGAAATAGAATTAGTCGAAACACCTGTAATTCACCAAGAAACAGAAATAACTGCAAGTAATTTTATGCCTGTAGAGGCAGATATTCATTCTGTGAATCTGCCGGAAATTAACAATATTATTGCTGAACATAAAACTGAACCAATTACGCCTAGTAAAGACCGCGAACATTCCGAAAATACAGTCAGAGTTCCTAGTAAACAATTAGAACAAATTAATGATTTATTTAGTGAACTAATTGTGCAGAGAAACGGACTGCATTCGCAACTAGAAAAGTTACGTAAACTCTCACGCAATCTCGGACAGAAAGTGCAGAATCTGGATAGAGAAAATCAAGAATTACGTATGGCATATAACCGTGTACTATCAGCTAGTATCCGGCAAAATAACGGCATCATATTAACTGAAAATTCAGAAAATGAAAGTGTTTCTTCCCCAACTCAGCACTTATCCACCACTCATCACTCTCTCGAAGAAATTCATTTGCGATCGCAAGATATAGCCGAAACAATTGTCCAGGTGCAAGAAGTCTCCACCGATATTCAATTAAGTGTCGATGATGCTGACCAAATCGCTCGCAAATTAAACAAAACATCCAAGCAATTACAAACCAAACTCAATCAAGTGCGGATGCGGCCGATTTCTGAATTAGTCGAGCGTTTTCCGAGAGCCATCCGCGACTTAAATGTAGAGTATGGAAAAAATGTCCAGCTAAAAATTGAAGGCGGCAATACGTTAATTGAACGTAGCATTTTAGAAGCATTAAATGACCCTTTAATGCACTTATTAAGAAATGCTTTTGATCATGGCATTGAAGAACCAGCCACTCGCCGCAACTTAGGTAAATCAGAACAAGGATTAATCGAAATTCACGCCACTCATCGCAGCAATCGGACTATTATTAGTATGCGCGATGATGGCAGAGGAATTTCTTTAGAAAAAATTCGTTCTCGCGCCTTAGCAATGGGTTTAGATAGTTCACTATTAGAAAGTGCTAGTGATGATGAACTACTATCGCTAATCTTTGAACCGGGGTTTAGTACCTCCGAAACAGTCACCGCCTTATCTGGTCGTGGTGTGGGTATGGATGTGGTACGCAACAATTTAAAACTGGTACGCGGCGATATCACAGTTGACACGGAACCCGGCGTTGGTACGACTTTCACCTTATCAGTACCCTTTACCTTATCTGTAGCGAGAGTGCTGTTAATCGAAACCAGTAAAATATTGCTGGCATTTCCCACTGATGTCATATCAGAAGTATTTTTACTCCAAAGCGATCGCATCATCTCAATGGGAGGTAGCGAAGTCCTCAACTGGCAAGGTACAATGCTGCCATTGATTCGCCTGGGACAATATCTGCAATTTAACTGTCCCCGCTACGACAGTCCCGAACTGGAAACTCCCGCCGCCATTAACGCCAGCAGTGTCTTAATTGTGAAAGGTAACAATCAAACTGTCGCCATTCAAGTAGACCGTTGTTGGGGCGAACAAGAAGTAGCCATCCGGCAAGTTGAAGGTAATATACCTTTACCAGAAGGCTTTAGTAACTGCACAATTCTTGGTGATGGTCGAGTGGTTGCCTTAGTTAATGCTAACGAATTACTCTATTGGATTGCTACCAATCAAAATACACCCAAAAACAATCAATTACCCTCCGTTAGATTAAAAACACCCTTTCTGTTCGTTGACAGTGAAAAACTTGCGGCCTTACCTCCCAAGCCCAAAGGTAAAATTTTAATCATCGATGACTCCATTAACGTCCGCCGTTTCTTAGCACTTACCTTAGAAAAAGGCGGCTATCAAGTAGAACAAGCAAAAGACGGTCAAGACGCTTTAGAAAAACTCGAAACAGGCTTACAAATTGCCGCCGTCATTTGTGATATTGAAATGCCTCGTCTTGACGGGTATGGATTTTTAGGCAAAGTCAAAAACAATGGTGATTTGAAAAATATCCCCGTTGCTATGCTGACTTCCCGTAGCAGCGATAAACATCGCCGTATGGCAATGCAGCTAGGAGCTAGAGCCTATTTTTCTAAACCTTACAACGAGCAAGAATTACTCCGTACTCTAGAGCAACTCATTGATAATGTCGCCGAAAGCGCAGCTTCTAATTAA
- a CDS encoding methyl-accepting chemotaxis protein encodes MEKNRASLIASTKVSENKIPWKTSSQIANADGETQPNLGGHLKRLSLETKATMLAIAISTIPALFIGAIAYHLTSKSLTKQITQSQTTEAVDLTEKINRFMSDRYGDIQILANSPLFAKGNLTSNTNNQEKQALLDKILTNYQNYNSIAVFDTEGNVIVQSSGESIDNQKDNSYFQATLLKDAAVIMQPEKSADIYLAAPIKNSITGKTLGVVRTSLPTKALAETIKNYAVNGYQYALVNNSGKVFLSSRPELLGKEAKAEYPGLAKILATNNIATLTTVPQSQRKRQLISYVPAPKIAGVSDLNWQILLTNDAAILYGTQQQLLWIVMIGTALIGIIVAAIAAWLAKRTTQPIINATAAVAKLGQGELNIRLASEREDELGVLSANIDHMAAKLQVLVNEQAEIDHTKTIIQATSPEERPTQEALQLQLLELLNDIEGAARGDLTVRADVTDGEIGTVADFFNSIVESLRDIVTQVKQAATQVNTAIGSNETAIQKLADEALVQAEEINRALDAVDNMTHSMQAVANSAEQAATVANNAAQNASKSEEAMYLTVQNILSLRETVGETAQKVKRLGESSQQISRVVSLINQIAMQTNLLAINAGIEAARAGEEGQGFAVVAEEVGELAARSAAATQEIEQIVENIQRETSAVVQAMEIGTTQVGEGARVVEEAKQNLGQIFDVSRQIDSLVQSISSATASQVQTSQTVSLLMKEIAAISQRTRDSSSSVCQSLKQTVEISHKLQETVETFKVN; translated from the coding sequence ATGGAAAAAAATCGTGCTTCGTTAATTGCATCGACCAAGGTTTCTGAGAATAAGATACCTTGGAAGACTAGTTCTCAGATAGCGAATGCTGATGGAGAAACACAGCCAAATTTAGGTGGACATTTAAAAAGGCTGAGTTTAGAAACAAAAGCAACAATGTTAGCGATCGCCATCAGTACTATACCAGCTTTATTCATTGGTGCGATCGCCTACCATTTAACTAGTAAATCCTTAACCAAGCAAATTACCCAATCTCAAACGACTGAAGCTGTTGATTTAACTGAAAAAATTAACCGCTTTATGTCCGACCGATATGGAGATATTCAAATACTGGCTAACTCACCTTTATTTGCCAAGGGCAACCTCACTAGCAATACTAATAATCAAGAAAAGCAAGCACTACTCGATAAAATTCTCACAAATTATCAGAATTATAATAGTATTGCGGTCTTCGATACCGAGGGAAATGTCATTGTTCAATCTTCGGGTGAATCGATAGATAACCAAAAAGACAATAGTTATTTTCAAGCGACACTGCTAAAAGATGCGGCCGTCATTATGCAGCCAGAAAAGTCTGCTGATATTTATCTTGCTGCCCCAATTAAAAATAGCATCACAGGTAAAACTTTAGGCGTAGTCAGAACCAGTCTACCAACCAAAGCTTTAGCCGAAACTATCAAAAATTATGCTGTTAATGGTTATCAATATGCTTTAGTCAATAATTCTGGCAAAGTTTTCTTAAGTTCACGCCCAGAATTATTAGGCAAAGAAGCAAAAGCCGAGTATCCTGGTTTAGCCAAAATTCTCGCCACCAATAATATTGCTACACTCACAACCGTTCCCCAAAGCCAGCGTAAACGGCAATTAATTAGTTACGTTCCAGCACCCAAAATTGCAGGTGTATCAGATTTAAATTGGCAAATATTACTCACCAATGATGCGGCAATTTTATACGGTACACAACAACAATTGTTGTGGATTGTAATGATTGGCACAGCCTTGATTGGAATAATTGTAGCAGCGATCGCAGCTTGGTTAGCCAAACGTACCACACAGCCAATCATCAATGCCACCGCCGCCGTCGCCAAACTCGGACAAGGTGAACTCAACATCCGCCTCGCCTCCGAAAGAGAAGACGAGTTAGGCGTATTAAGTGCCAATATTGATCACATGGCTGCCAAATTGCAGGTATTAGTCAACGAACAAGCCGAAATTGACCACACTAAGACAATAATTCAAGCCACTTCCCCAGAAGAACGCCCCACACAAGAAGCCTTACAACTGCAACTCTTAGAACTACTCAACGATATAGAAGGTGCAGCTAGAGGTGACTTAACAGTCCGCGCAGATGTTACAGATGGTGAAATTGGCACTGTCGCCGACTTTTTCAACTCTATTGTCGAGAGTTTGCGGGATATCGTTACCCAAGTTAAACAAGCAGCCACCCAAGTCAACACTGCTATTGGTTCCAACGAAACAGCTATTCAAAAACTTGCAGACGAAGCCCTGGTACAAGCCGAGGAAATTAACCGCGCCTTAGATGCTGTGGATAATATGACTCATTCTATGCAAGCAGTGGCTAATAGTGCGGAACAAGCTGCTACCGTGGCGAATAACGCCGCCCAAAATGCTTCTAAAAGTGAAGAGGCGATGTATTTAACAGTGCAGAACATTCTTTCATTGCGGGAAACTGTCGGCGAAACCGCCCAGAAAGTCAAACGTTTAGGCGAGTCTTCCCAACAAATTTCTCGTGTCGTTTCCTTAATTAATCAAATTGCGATGCAAACTAACTTACTCGCCATTAACGCAGGTATCGAAGCCGCCCGTGCTGGTGAAGAAGGACAAGGTTTTGCTGTGGTAGCCGAAGAAGTAGGTGAGTTAGCAGCCCGTAGCGCCGCAGCCACCCAAGAAATTGAACAAATTGTCGAGAACATTCAACGGGAAACCAGCGCCGTTGTGCAGGCGATGGAAATTGGTACTACCCAAGTTGGTGAAGGTGCGCGGGTAGTGGAAGAAGCCAAACAAAATCTCGGCCAGATTTTTGATGTTTCTCGTCAAATTGATTCTTTAGTACAGTCTATTTCTTCTGCAACCGCATCTCAAGTGCAAACATCGCAAACTGTGAGTTTGTTAATGAAAGAAATCGCGGCGATTTCTCAGCGTACCAGAGATTCTTCTAGCTCTGTTTGCCAATCTCTTAAACAAACTGTTGAAATTTCTCATAAGTTGCAAGAGACTGTTGAAACTTTTAAAGTGAATTGA
- a CDS encoding chemotaxis protein CheW, translating to MNNTNVILAEKPLQNHLGDGYLKFQLNQQTAAILAMNHTQEAVILPVEAITPMPNMQGCILGLMNWRSRIIWTIDLPRMLNLEAIDTRRQQYNVIVIKVESLLLGLVVQEIKGTTKILVDEIHSPIGQVASSLVPYLRGCVVQQEEILLALDAQAIVQSSILRSD from the coding sequence ATGAATAATACTAACGTGATCCTTGCGGAAAAACCGCTTCAAAATCATCTAGGAGATGGTTATCTAAAGTTTCAGCTAAATCAACAAACGGCGGCAATCTTGGCAATGAATCACACTCAAGAAGCCGTGATTTTGCCTGTAGAAGCGATAACGCCAATGCCAAATATGCAGGGATGTATTTTAGGCTTAATGAATTGGCGTAGTCGAATAATTTGGACTATTGATTTACCCCGAATGTTGAATTTAGAAGCGATAGATACCAGAAGGCAACAGTATAATGTCATTGTGATTAAGGTAGAATCACTGCTTTTAGGTTTAGTTGTACAAGAAATTAAAGGAACAACTAAAATTTTGGTTGATGAGATTCATTCCCCAATTGGGCAAGTAGCATCTAGTTTAGTTCCTTATTTGCGCGGATGTGTTGTACAGCAAGAAGAAATTTTACTGGCGTTAGATGCACAAGCAATTGTGCAATCTTCTATTCTCCGCAGTGATTAA